A segment of the Prosthecobacter debontii genome:
ATAAATCGACTGATTGATAAGAAATAAGGCCGTTGAAGAGGAGGACGTGGTTGAGGTTTTGCATAGGCAGCATTGTCAACAACGTCATAGCCTTCATGGATCAAAGAAGACGGCATGCCCAACTGCGTAAAATACCTTCGATGTGGGGCTCCTGCGACCAAGGCAGCATCGTAGAGAGCCAGAAGCCTACCTTTAAACCACTCCAGCCATGGTTTACGGGGGGCATCGTCGGCCTTACTGTCAGACATGATGATCGCTTTTCGGCGATGCACACAGCACCACAAAAGTGCAGCCAACATCCCTGGGTGTGAGTAGCCAGCTAAAAAACAAACGTCTGGGTTCAGGGCCTGAAGGTGGCTCCAGACGAGGCCCAACCAGCGAAATGACTTCACAGATTCCAAGCACTCTTCAGTCACACTAAAGATATGATCCTCTTCGGACCGCTCCCATCCATATTCAGACTGTGTGGCAGAGAGTTCCCATCCGAAGACATCCCAATCAGAACACGTCTCTTGGCATGCTTTTAGCCGAGCCAAGTGATACGGCCCATAGCTGACAAAGCCAAGCAACACTCGCAACTTCATAGGTACGAGACACCTTCAGCGTCTACGAGCAGGCATCCGCGGCGCATGCTGAAGAACTGGTTTATAAGTAATTTTGTCCAGGATCCAAACCCCGATGGAGGCAAATACAAAGGGCCATAACACAAGCAGCGTGATATCACGCCCGAGGTTAAACGTGAGCCCCATTCCGAGAAGGAACAGGAAGGCGTTCCCAATCCTCCATCGGCCTTCCCAATGACGTGCCAGACAACCTACCCAAAGAGCCATTAACGCAGCGGCAGAAACAAGCCCAAACACCCGTCCAAAATTTGTCACCCCCTGTCCGATCATCCCTGTGGCGATTGTCGTGTTAATCGCCGTTTCACGATAACTCGCATTGGAAGCGACGAACCCACGTGCGATCGCGTAGTCAAACCCCAGAAGGGGCTTGTTTTTCCAGATCGCTCTCGGCACAAAGTTCAAAAATTCGCCGAGATAACGCTCTCCATAGTTGACCTTGTAGGTCCCTTTTTCGATGAATGTGTTAATAAAACAAAGCTCCTCAAGCATATCCAGACCGAAGTGACGACTTTCCAGCAAGACTTTTGTGGACTGTCGCGGCACGGATAAGAAGCGACTCATATCATAATCCGAGCGGTAAATCCCGACCAACAAAAACCAGACATAAATCGCTATCAGACCCATTGCCGTCATCACAGCTTTAACGACCGGATGAGACCTACCCAGCAGCAGATAGGAGATCATCGTCGGCATCAAAATCGCCAGTTGCACGTTTCGAGTGCGGTCAAACATGAAGTAGGGCCACGTGAAGCAAATCAAAAGAAAAGCCATTATCCTGACCCACCCTCGACCTAGAATGAATGAGATCCCGAAAAAGGCACAGGTAAGCTGATACGAATATTGTGCCGCAGCCGTGATAAACCCGGTGCGTCCCCCGATCCCAGAATGAACAAATAACGCCACTTTTTCTCTGGCGGACGGAGGCCAGATGACGGGCAGAATGTTACCCTCCAACCGCACAGCCCCAGCTATAAACAGAACGAGCCAAAGAAACACGACTGCCAAAAACAAAGGCACAATTTGCTTCTCAAAGGGAAGAATTTGAACGCCCGAGTGCCAAGTCACTTTTTTTGTCACTAACCACCGGCAGGCCAGAGGAATAAAAAGGCGCAGCAAGATTAAAAAGCCACAGAACTGAAAGAGGGCTGCATTGATGATCGAATCCGGAAACAGGTCACGAAAGTGATCGATCCCGGAATAGAGCAAGTTGGCTGGATACCAGACACCTGCCGTGCCATAAACGGCAAGAGCAGGCTTTGCCCAAGAGTCGTTCCAGCAGCGAACTGCTTCCACGACCAGCCCTATCAGCAACAACAAAGAAAAGCCTAAGGTTAATATAATCGACATGAAATGGGATGGAGTATCTAACCGTGGCTGGTGGATTCAAGCGCGACCAAAGCCAGATATTCTTTGATCATTTTTGGGGGAGCATAGCCTGCCAATTCAATGTCATACAACGACATCAGACTTTCTGTTCGACCTTTATCATTGAGCATCTCGACAATCTTGTCGGCCATCGCTTGAGGGTCTGACGGCGGCACCAGTTCACCTAACAGGCCATTTTTTAATACTTCACGACAAGCCGGGACATCACTGGCCACGATAGGCAGCCCGGCGGCCATCGCTTCAAGTAAGACACTGCCGAGCCCTTCTTGATCCGTGGTTGAGAAGACAAAAAGATCCGAGCTTCCCAACAGTTCAGGCACATCTTGACGGCTTCCAAGGAAACAGACCGCATCCTTACCCATTTCACGAGCCATCAGTTCCAACGGCTGCCGAAGGCTCCCGTCACCAGCCAGCAGCAGCTTAAATGAGGGCACCCGTCGGACGATTTCGGGCACAGCATGCAACAAGGTGGCGTGGTCCTTATGCCTTTCCAGAGTGGCCACCATTATGGCCACGCGGTCGTCCGACGACACGCGGCCTGCTCGGGCGACCATCGCCCTTTGTTGGACCTTTTCAGCTCGAGAGCAATTGTAAACCACATGGAACAACTTCTCAGGCACAAACGGCACCTTCTGGAGTGTTTGACAAACGTAACGCGAGCAGCAGACCACTTTAGCCTTGAGCAGCCACAAAGGCCAATTGGCATACCGTGTCAGCCAATCATGTCTGAAGCTCCTGGTGGGAGGATTTCCCGCGTGAACGAGGATACGACGAACACCTGAGCGCCATGCCCCCAGGCATATCCAGGGTGACAATCCATGCACCCAACAGATCACGACATCAGGTTGGCGCTCAGAACAAACAGCCGTTACCGCTCTCATCAGACGAAGAAAACTTTTCCAGCCTTTGAGCAGCCCCTGATCTGAAGCGCCATACCACTGGGCTGCCGAGCTCAACTGTGGAGTTAAGTCGGGTGGATAGTGATCCAACGCAAAAACTTCCTGATGATGAAGTCCCGTATTGAGCCAATCCAACACCAGATTGGGCGTCCCTTCGCCGCGCGGAGTCGCTAAAATATGAAGAATTTTGATCACTGGCTGAGCATTACAGGACAGGCCATTGATGGGTCTCTGCCAGTCGCTGTTTGACCACGTTTATATCTCGCAAATAGAGCGTATTGTTAAATCCGTCGGAGGGTTTTTCCAGTTTATACAATCGGTTAGCAGCTGCATCATACGCATAAGGAAGAAAGCCATACTTTGCCAAAAGGCATTCCAACTCTTGGAATTTGGGCAAATGCCAATTGTTAGGCCGAAAGGTCTCGATCAGAAATCCAATCAGCTCGCGGCTGCTTAAAAGATCACCCGCGCCCTGAAGCACTTCCAGTTCATACCCCTCGACATCAATTTTAACAAAGGTTGGGCCCCCCTCCTTCTCGCTCAAGCACTTCATGGTAACCAAGTCCACTTCGATACTTGGAGACTCTTCACTGACATTCATCGTCAAATGATTGCCTGGTCCAAGATCGGTGGTGATCCTGACTCTTCCAGGACTGTCTCCCACCGCCAATTGCAAAGGCTTGATGCGGCTGGCCACATTCAGCCTCGAATTGACAACCAACCGCTCAAAAGTTTCAGGCACCGGTTCCAGAGAAAGCACCTCACTACCAACAGAAGCTGCCAAGACCGAATAAGCTCCGGCATTGGCCCCAATATCAAAAAAACGATCTTCTTTCCTCAGAAACCGCAGGAGGAAGACATGATCATCATAATCTGGAAGAATCACATACCAATAGCCAGTCAATCCTTCACGAGGGTGGATCATCAGCGAACTTCCATTTACAAAACCTAAGCGTAGCGGTTTATCAGTCAGTCGTTGGCGGACCTGCCAAAACACCCAGCGGCAGAAAGTCCGCAATGGCCGCTGACGAAAAACGGGGTGCTGAAGCAGCCATGTCAAAGCAGAACGCATGAAAAGAGCAAGTCGTTAAGATCTAGCATTGGGTTGAGAGGCGAGTCCCAGCCAAGGACGCACAGGATTACAGATCGTAGAAGTCTCCCACAACTCTTGAAATTCTTGAACGCATCTGTCCCATGAAAGCAACGGTGACCAACACCGAGCCCCTTGATAGAAGGCATATTGTTTAGCTTCGTCTTTGAGGTAATCGTCCAAGATGTCAGCTTTTTCACTGATGGACTGAGAGAGATCAAACCTAAACCCTGCATCAGGAGGTAACGTGTCCGCAATTCCTTCGTGGGCGAAACCTGCAACGGGAACCCCCGCACGTAGGAACTCCAAGGTCGATATACCCAGCGCCTCCCGTTGCGAGAATAGGCACCCTAAATCACAACCGACCAGAAACGCCAGGAATCTCGCCGGGTCCTTTAACTTGTGAATGAACCCCACATTTCGAAGACCAGTCCGGCCCTCGAACATATGTATCGTTAGGCCAGCCGCGTGCACAGCCACGCGCCACCCACGTCTCGCCAATTCATCACGCAGGTCTAACAATCTTGGCAGACCTTTTCTCTCCCACTCCTTACCGACGAATCCCAGGACGAAATCTCGCGTGCGACCAGCGCCTTCCCTGAAATTCGGGAATGTCCAATCCGTTGGCAACGCCATGTTCGCTCCTGGCAAAATCGTGTGAAGTTTTGCAGCATCGACACCACACTCCTCCCGCATGACATCCGCTGCCCATCTTCCCATCGTGATCACACGCTGGCTCAAGGCATAGTTTTCTTTTTCCGCTTCCAGCCCGTGACGCACAATGTCCTGAGGTATTTTTAAATCCAACCCACGCCCCGTCACGAGAGCTGCAAAAGGCGCATCTACGTAGTGACTAATCACTCCACCAGCGCTTTGAATCGTTCTCGCCCGCGGAAAGTGTTGGTGAAATGTGATCACCTCGGATTGCTTGAGTTCGCGAGGCACTTGCTGTTCGAGCAGGTCTAAAAATGCTGTCGAGTATTGAAACCCTCCGCTCTTTTTCCCGACCAATAAGCGTTTGAGATTCCAGAAGAGTCGAGGCTTTTTAGCCGCCTGTAAATCTGGTCTCCAAGGCACCGTAGCAAAGCCTGCTTGCAGACAGGCTTGCCAAAAAAACCATGGAATACCGCTCCATGTGGATTGGGATGTGACATCCCCAACTGCAGCAATCGAGCGGTTCATGACTTTATGGCTTCGACAAGACGGTGCCCATAAGCAGACACATTCAACTTCTTGGAATCTGAAATAGCTAAAGTACCCATTTTACGTCGCAGGTCTTGGTCCCGAAGACGTTC
Coding sequences within it:
- a CDS encoding glycosyltransferase, producing MIKILHILATPRGEGTPNLVLDWLNTGLHHQEVFALDHYPPDLTPQLSSAAQWYGASDQGLLKGWKSFLRLMRAVTAVCSERQPDVVICWVHGLSPWICLGAWRSGVRRILVHAGNPPTRSFRHDWLTRYANWPLWLLKAKVVCCSRYVCQTLQKVPFVPEKLFHVVYNCSRAEKVQQRAMVARAGRVSSDDRVAIMVATLERHKDHATLLHAVPEIVRRVPSFKLLLAGDGSLRQPLELMAREMGKDAVCFLGSRQDVPELLGSSDLFVFSTTDQEGLGSVLLEAMAAGLPIVASDVPACREVLKNGLLGELVPPSDPQAMADKIVEMLNDKGRTESLMSLYDIELAGYAPPKMIKEYLALVALESTSHG
- a CDS encoding FkbM family methyltransferase; this translates as MRSALTWLLQHPVFRQRPLRTFCRWVFWQVRQRLTDKPLRLGFVNGSSLMIHPREGLTGYWYVILPDYDDHVFLLRFLRKEDRFFDIGANAGAYSVLAASVGSEVLSLEPVPETFERLVVNSRLNVASRIKPLQLAVGDSPGRVRITTDLGPGNHLTMNVSEESPSIEVDLVTMKCLSEKEGGPTFVKIDVEGYELEVLQGAGDLLSSRELIGFLIETFRPNNWHLPKFQELECLLAKYGFLPYAYDAAANRLYKLEKPSDGFNNTLYLRDINVVKQRLAETHQWPVL
- a CDS encoding glycosyltransferase family 4 protein; its protein translation is MNRSIAAVGDVTSQSTWSGIPWFFWQACLQAGFATVPWRPDLQAAKKPRLFWNLKRLLVGKKSGGFQYSTAFLDLLEQQVPRELKQSEVITFHQHFPRARTIQSAGGVISHYVDAPFAALVTGRGLDLKIPQDIVRHGLEAEKENYALSQRVITMGRWAADVMREECGVDAAKLHTILPGANMALPTDWTFPNFREGAGRTRDFVLGFVGKEWERKGLPRLLDLRDELARRGWRVAVHAAGLTIHMFEGRTGLRNVGFIHKLKDPARFLAFLVGCDLGCLFSQREALGISTLEFLRAGVPVAGFAHEGIADTLPPDAGFRFDLSQSISEKADILDDYLKDEAKQYAFYQGARCWSPLLSWDRCVQEFQELWETSTICNPVRPWLGLASQPNARS